A region from the Acyrthosiphon pisum isolate AL4f chromosome A1, pea_aphid_22Mar2018_4r6ur, whole genome shotgun sequence genome encodes:
- the LOC100167601 gene encoding scaffold protein salvador isoform X2 translates to MLSRKNKDTRTIKEGVVGKYVKKDKPPEIPIINVWTTEPFRKNNHSRTNVSESPNLNNTNQPSGSVQKFGNVKNTPSPSMLIGHEGKYTPSSSVPDLAQKFANANLWSSSPGIAADQSINVRNCSNRYISNDCHINHQMGTHTSATCLPYHSHSDLAESSVIIHGFSDNTIYSPALSQCFPTIQIQHKNEIINTHHSTPALHNIGQPVPIPLPAAGGEELPLPPGWSVDLTLRGRKYFIDHNTKTTHWSHPLEKEGLPTGWERIESDDHISRQAQYEHPCAPHYIYQPEVRIPLPLLPPPPPRSTHFHSHNMLVPANPYLNQEIPVWLGVYSHAAQTSDHKLKWEMFRLPELDCFNAMLTRLYKQELEEIVMRYEVYRSALLYEMDRRHMQSRYIDTNEYNRYGPGLRIIDVTNDNLREVALSQHTETKV, encoded by the exons ATGTTGTCGagaaaaaataaagatacaagAACTATTAAAGAAGGAGTGGTtggaaaatatgttaaaaaagaCAAGCCACCTGAAATACCAA tcataaATGTTTGGACTACAGAACCTTTCAGAAAAAATAACCACAGCCGGACTAATGTTTCAGAATCCCCAAATCTGAAT aacaCAAACCAACCAAGTGGTTCAGTTCAAAAATTTGGTAATGTGAAAAATACACCATCTCCATCAATGCTAATAGGCCATGAAGGAAAGTATACTCCTAGTAGTTCTGTTCCTGATTTAGCAcaaaa atttgcCAATGCTAATTTATGGAGTAGTTCACCAGGTATAGCTGCTGATCAATCAATAAATGTTAGAAATTGTAGTAATAGATATATTTCCAATGACTGCCACATTAATCATCAA atgggAACTCACACTAGTGCCACTTGTTTGCCTTATCATTCACACTCAGATTTAGCAGAGTCTTCTGTTATTATACATGGATTTAgtgacaatacaatttattcacCAGCATTATCACAATGTTTCCCAACT ATTCAAATACAacacaaaaatgaaattattaatactcaTCATTCCACTCCtgctttacataatattggaCAGCCTGTTCCAATACCTTTACCAGCAG cTGGAGGGGAAGAACTTCCCTTACCACCAGGTTGGTCTGTAGACTTAACATTAAGAGGTCGAAAGTATTTTATCGACCACAATACCAAAACTACTCATTGGTCACATCCTTTAGAAAAAGAAGGTCTTCCTACTGGATGGGAACGTATTGAAAGCGACGA tcaTATTTCTCGACAAGCACAATATGAGCATCCATGTGCTCCACACTATATTTATCAACCAGAAGTGAGAATTCCATTGCCACTTCTACCTCCTCCACCGCCAAGATCTACACATTTCCATTCTCATAATATGCTTGTGCCAGCAAATCCTTATCTAAATcaag AAATCCCTGTATGGCTTGGTGTTTATTCTCATGCAGCACAAACATCAGACCATAAACTAAAATGGGAAATGTTTAGGTTACCAGAACTTGACTGTTTCAATGCTATGTTAACACGATTATACAAACAAGAACTAGAAGAGATTGTTATGCGTTATGAAGTTTACAg atctgCATTATTGTATGAAATGGATAGAAGACATATGCAATCGcgatatattgatacaaatgaATATAACCGTTATGGACCAGGGCTACGTATCATTGATGTAACTAACGATAACTTACGAGAAGTTGCACTTTCACAACATACGGAAactaaagtttaa
- the LOC100167601 gene encoding scaffold protein salvador isoform X1, with translation MLSRKNKDTRTIKEGVVGKYVKKDKPPEIPIINVWTTEPFRKNNHSRTNVSESPNLNNTNQPSGSVQKFGNVKNTPSPSMLIGHEGKYTPSSSVPDLAQKFANANLWSSSPGIAADQSINVRNCSNRYISNDCHINHQMGTHTSATCLPYHSHSDLAESSVIIHGFSDNTIYSPALSQCFPTIQIQHKNEIINTHHSTPALHNIGQPVPIPLPAAGGEELPLPPGWSVDLTLRGRKYFIDHNTKTTHWSHPLEKEGLPTGWERIESDEYGVYFVNHISRQAQYEHPCAPHYIYQPEVRIPLPLLPPPPPRSTHFHSHNMLVPANPYLNQEIPVWLGVYSHAAQTSDHKLKWEMFRLPELDCFNAMLTRLYKQELEEIVMRYEVYRSALLYEMDRRHMQSRYIDTNEYNRYGPGLRIIDVTNDNLREVALSQHTETKV, from the exons ATGTTGTCGagaaaaaataaagatacaagAACTATTAAAGAAGGAGTGGTtggaaaatatgttaaaaaagaCAAGCCACCTGAAATACCAA tcataaATGTTTGGACTACAGAACCTTTCAGAAAAAATAACCACAGCCGGACTAATGTTTCAGAATCCCCAAATCTGAAT aacaCAAACCAACCAAGTGGTTCAGTTCAAAAATTTGGTAATGTGAAAAATACACCATCTCCATCAATGCTAATAGGCCATGAAGGAAAGTATACTCCTAGTAGTTCTGTTCCTGATTTAGCAcaaaa atttgcCAATGCTAATTTATGGAGTAGTTCACCAGGTATAGCTGCTGATCAATCAATAAATGTTAGAAATTGTAGTAATAGATATATTTCCAATGACTGCCACATTAATCATCAA atgggAACTCACACTAGTGCCACTTGTTTGCCTTATCATTCACACTCAGATTTAGCAGAGTCTTCTGTTATTATACATGGATTTAgtgacaatacaatttattcacCAGCATTATCACAATGTTTCCCAACT ATTCAAATACAacacaaaaatgaaattattaatactcaTCATTCCACTCCtgctttacataatattggaCAGCCTGTTCCAATACCTTTACCAGCAG cTGGAGGGGAAGAACTTCCCTTACCACCAGGTTGGTCTGTAGACTTAACATTAAGAGGTCGAAAGTATTTTATCGACCACAATACCAAAACTACTCATTGGTCACATCCTTTAGAAAAAGAAGGTCTTCCTACTGGATGGGAACGTATTGAAAGCGACGAGTATGgagtatattttgttaa tcaTATTTCTCGACAAGCACAATATGAGCATCCATGTGCTCCACACTATATTTATCAACCAGAAGTGAGAATTCCATTGCCACTTCTACCTCCTCCACCGCCAAGATCTACACATTTCCATTCTCATAATATGCTTGTGCCAGCAAATCCTTATCTAAATcaag AAATCCCTGTATGGCTTGGTGTTTATTCTCATGCAGCACAAACATCAGACCATAAACTAAAATGGGAAATGTTTAGGTTACCAGAACTTGACTGTTTCAATGCTATGTTAACACGATTATACAAACAAGAACTAGAAGAGATTGTTATGCGTTATGAAGTTTACAg atctgCATTATTGTATGAAATGGATAGAAGACATATGCAATCGcgatatattgatacaaatgaATATAACCGTTATGGACCAGGGCTACGTATCATTGATGTAACTAACGATAACTTACGAGAAGTTGCACTTTCACAACATACGGAAactaaagtttaa
- the LOC100165570 gene encoding spermine oxidase isoform X1 — MHKMAQSYNTVIIIGAGVSGIAAATKLLKNNFNNFIILEAENRIGGRIQTLPFGDGHIELGAQWIHGEEGNVVFQMASAQNLVSDKRETIQQFINSTFVTSSGSEIKSNHLRDYLKVAYSVFDDSPKDDLERFMSLGELFQKRVENVLVDTEELPLKQFINWCQHYQNSYNGSDSWFEASAINIDTYKSCPGYPAISWKSKGYSTVIDLMQEKFNDEVEDLHIKDKVIFGKEVVKIYWSGDQAEVLCADNSRFKAQCILTTMSLGVLKNVCNELFEPELPEYKLKAIQNLGIGTVDKLFLKFPYSWWSENTTGFSFLWSDDDREKFIKENKRRGWDYLCDVFGFYICDNCPDTLLGWIVGPAARNMERKSLDEIKIGLMYLLNKFLGDTYTIPFPDLVTRSQWGSNSHFYGSYSFHSMNTDKEGKANSELAKPLINSDGKNILLFGGEATHSSYFSTVHGAIETGWREADRILEQFIE, encoded by the exons atgcATAAGATGGCTCAATCTTACAACACAGTCATCATAATTGGAGCAGGTGTATCAGGAATTGCAGCTGCAACTAAACTACTAAAGAATAACttcaacaattttatcatattggAAGCAGAAAACCGTATTGGTGGTCGCATTCAAACTTTACCCTTTGGtg ATGGGCACATTGAACTAGGAGCACAATGGATTCATGGAGAAGAAGGGAATGTAGTATTCCAAATGGCTTCTGCTCAAAATTTAGTATCTGATAAAAGAGAAACAATACAGCAGTTTATTAATTCTACATTTGTTACATCATCAGGTAGCGAAATAAAATCTAACCATCTTCGTGATTACTTAAAAGTAGCTTATTCTGTATTCGATGATAGTCCAAAGGATGATTTAGAACGATTCATGTCGTTAGGAGAGCTTTTTCAAAAacg AGTTGAAAATGTCTTGGTTGACACAGAAGAACTACCCCTGAAGCAATTTATTAATTGGTGCCAACATTATCAAAATTCTTATAATGGAAGCGATAGTTGGTTTGAAGCATCTGCAATTAATATAGACACATATAAATCTTGTCCTGGCTATCCTGCAATTAGTTGGAAATCAAAAGGATATTCAACTGTAATAGATTTAATGCAG gaaaagtTTAATGACGAAGTAGAAGACCTACATATTAAAGATAAAGTAATATTTGGGAAagaagttgtaaaaatatattggtctGGTGATCAAGCAGAAGTATTATGCGCTGATAATAGCCGTTTTAAAGCACAATGTATTTTAACTACAATGAGTCTTggcgttttaaaaaatgtgtgtaatgaATTATTTGAACCTGAACTTcctgaatataaattaaaagctATACAG aatttaggTATTGGAActgttgataaattatttttgaaatttccaTATTCATGGTGGTCAGAAAATACCACGGGGTTTAGCTTTTTATGGTCCGATGATGATCGTGAAAAATtcattaaagaaaataaa agACGTGGTTGGGATTATCTGTGTGAtgtatttggtttttatatttgtgaTAACTGTCCAGATACACTCCTTGGATGGATAGTTGGTCCTGCTGCAAGAAACATGGAACGGAAATCTTTAGATGAGATAAAAATTggattaatgtatttattgaataaatttttgGGAGACACATACACTATACCATTTCCAGATTTAGTAactag atcTCAATGGGGTTCCAATAGCCACTTCTATGGTTCATATTCTTTTCATTCTATGAACACCGATAAAGAAGGAAAAGCCAACAGTGAATTAGCAAAACCTTTAATTAATTCCGATGGAAAAAAT attttgttgtTTGGTGGTGAAGCAACACATAGTTCTTACTTTTCGACTGTACACGGAGCAATTGAAACTGGTTGGCGTGAAGCAGATAGGATATTGGaacaatttatagaataa
- the LOC100165570 gene encoding spermine oxidase isoform X2, with translation MAQSYNTVIIIGAGVSGIAAATKLLKNNFNNFIILEAENRIGGRIQTLPFGDGHIELGAQWIHGEEGNVVFQMASAQNLVSDKRETIQQFINSTFVTSSGSEIKSNHLRDYLKVAYSVFDDSPKDDLERFMSLGELFQKRVENVLVDTEELPLKQFINWCQHYQNSYNGSDSWFEASAINIDTYKSCPGYPAISWKSKGYSTVIDLMQEKFNDEVEDLHIKDKVIFGKEVVKIYWSGDQAEVLCADNSRFKAQCILTTMSLGVLKNVCNELFEPELPEYKLKAIQNLGIGTVDKLFLKFPYSWWSENTTGFSFLWSDDDREKFIKENKRRGWDYLCDVFGFYICDNCPDTLLGWIVGPAARNMERKSLDEIKIGLMYLLNKFLGDTYTIPFPDLVTRSQWGSNSHFYGSYSFHSMNTDKEGKANSELAKPLINSDGKNILLFGGEATHSSYFSTVHGAIETGWREADRILEQFIE, from the exons ATGGCTCAATCTTACAACACAGTCATCATAATTGGAGCAGGTGTATCAGGAATTGCAGCTGCAACTAAACTACTAAAGAATAACttcaacaattttatcatattggAAGCAGAAAACCGTATTGGTGGTCGCATTCAAACTTTACCCTTTGGtg ATGGGCACATTGAACTAGGAGCACAATGGATTCATGGAGAAGAAGGGAATGTAGTATTCCAAATGGCTTCTGCTCAAAATTTAGTATCTGATAAAAGAGAAACAATACAGCAGTTTATTAATTCTACATTTGTTACATCATCAGGTAGCGAAATAAAATCTAACCATCTTCGTGATTACTTAAAAGTAGCTTATTCTGTATTCGATGATAGTCCAAAGGATGATTTAGAACGATTCATGTCGTTAGGAGAGCTTTTTCAAAAacg AGTTGAAAATGTCTTGGTTGACACAGAAGAACTACCCCTGAAGCAATTTATTAATTGGTGCCAACATTATCAAAATTCTTATAATGGAAGCGATAGTTGGTTTGAAGCATCTGCAATTAATATAGACACATATAAATCTTGTCCTGGCTATCCTGCAATTAGTTGGAAATCAAAAGGATATTCAACTGTAATAGATTTAATGCAG gaaaagtTTAATGACGAAGTAGAAGACCTACATATTAAAGATAAAGTAATATTTGGGAAagaagttgtaaaaatatattggtctGGTGATCAAGCAGAAGTATTATGCGCTGATAATAGCCGTTTTAAAGCACAATGTATTTTAACTACAATGAGTCTTggcgttttaaaaaatgtgtgtaatgaATTATTTGAACCTGAACTTcctgaatataaattaaaagctATACAG aatttaggTATTGGAActgttgataaattatttttgaaatttccaTATTCATGGTGGTCAGAAAATACCACGGGGTTTAGCTTTTTATGGTCCGATGATGATCGTGAAAAATtcattaaagaaaataaa agACGTGGTTGGGATTATCTGTGTGAtgtatttggtttttatatttgtgaTAACTGTCCAGATACACTCCTTGGATGGATAGTTGGTCCTGCTGCAAGAAACATGGAACGGAAATCTTTAGATGAGATAAAAATTggattaatgtatttattgaataaatttttgGGAGACACATACACTATACCATTTCCAGATTTAGTAactag atcTCAATGGGGTTCCAATAGCCACTTCTATGGTTCATATTCTTTTCATTCTATGAACACCGATAAAGAAGGAAAAGCCAACAGTGAATTAGCAAAACCTTTAATTAATTCCGATGGAAAAAAT attttgttgtTTGGTGGTGAAGCAACACATAGTTCTTACTTTTCGACTGTACACGGAGCAATTGAAACTGGTTGGCGTGAAGCAGATAGGATATTGGaacaatttatagaataa